CTCAGGGACACCCGGAATCTCATCGGAGTCCGGATCTGCTGAAGATGTCAGGTGTGCATCGGAGTTAGTGGAGTTACCATAGCGATCATCCGAGACATCGGACAGAACCGAATCGTAGGCTAAGCCCGAAGTACGGGACACCGCTTGATCTGAAGTGGAGCTCCCATTTTGCCCAGGGGATAAGGAGGCTATAGATGCAGCTACTAGAGAGCGAAGCTCTTCGGCACTGTAATCTCTAATGTTGACGAATCCCTTATTATCGGTAGGAACCCCTGCGACATGTTCGGCATAAACGAATCCGTTGCCGCTGGGATGAAGGTGGTAGACGACGGTTTTCTTCTCATAGACGCTTTCCTCATAATGGTAGTTAACTCGTCCCATGGATACCTGTTTGTGCTGCAGCTCAGGGAATGAGCTGCAGATTTGGAGCTTTTCTTCGAAACTAAGCATATCGCTTCCTCCGTTACTATGTTCATTTGCGGTGCTGTTATTATATCACAAATACTTGGTATCTCAGTGGGGGAGGAGCCTCGTGCAGTAAAGTTGCTTCAATGAAGCGGCACGGCTATCATTGAGATTACATGAACTTAGCAAAGGAGTGTATGCATCTCATGGTGTCCTCCCGTAAATTGTACTTCTCAGGAATGCTGCTTATCCTTGCTCTTGCTTTCATAGGAGAATTGGTTTGGCTGCCGGATCCGCTGCGTGTTGGGGCGCGTTGGTACTGGATCGATACAGCTGATCTGCTCATTTATGCATTGGCCTGTGTCCCTTTACTATGGCTTGCCGGGGGCTTGCTCCGCTGGCGGGAATGCAGGAAGAACTCCTATGGACCTCCGCCTCTATCCCTAACACTGACCTGCGCAATCGTATCACTCAGCTGCGCGGCGGCAATTCTCATCGTGCTAATAATACCTAAGCAGCTGACCTATTCCGTCGGTATTCTCGCCATTTCTTGGTTATCGGTGTTTGCCGATCTGATCGTGCAAGAGCGGGCTCTCCGAAGAAAGCCTCTCCATACCTTATCAGTTTTGGCTGTGACGATATGCTTGGGTCTGCTCTTGTTTTATCCTACTCGTTACCTGGTTACTTATCCCGGACTGACGCTTAATATGCAGCGATATGCGCATGTAAGCAGCGGCAGTGAGAGTGGAGATATATCCGGCGTACTCGTTTTTGAACGGCCTGCCTTTCCGGTGGACTGGGTGTATGCCAAGCTGTTTCCCCATTACACATTTGAACCGAATAACTTAGGCATGTCGGTGGGCGAGTATAACCAGCTGGTAAGAACGATGAAGGATGACGCCAATGCATCCGGAAGTGCCGTAGCTTTCCAAAAGCTGGGGCTAGGCAGCGGTGTTACTTCGCACGGCGTCTTGGTAACGGCGATCGCTACAGATAGTCCTGCGAGAGACAGCTTGCAATTAGGTGATATCATTATAGGGATTAACGGCGCAGCTGTTTCAAATGCCCAGGAGCTTAGCGAGCAGATGAAGCCGGTTAAGCCGGAAGAAAGCGTGCGGGTGAAGCTTCGACGCGGCAGCGCGGAGATGGAGCTGGTGGCAAGTACGAGGGGCAATCCCAGCGATGCCACGAAGGCTATTTTCGGCATTCAGGTAGCGAACGATCTTGAGTACGATATCCCGAAGCAAATCGATTATCACAGCTATTTGCTGCACGAAGGTGGTCCTTCGCACGGCGCAATGCTTGCCCTGACGCTGATCGATCAGCTGACACCGGGCGGGGTAACGAACGGCAATCATGTCGCGGGCACCGGTACGATGGAGCCGGACGGTACGGTCGGACCTGTCGGAGGTCTCGAGCAAAAGGCGTACACCGTCAGCAGAACGAACGCGGATGTGTTCTTCGTGCCTGCGGAGAATGAGGCGGAGGCCAGAAAAGGCGCTTCCGATCTCTTGATCGTACCGGTTCATACCCTGGATGATATTCTGAGCTGGCTTCGGGCGCATCCAAAATAATCGGACATTTTCCAAAAATCAGGACATTACGAAGTAGATCGTGTTTTGGATATAATATAAAAAAGCGGCCTGTACGTTATGTCAGGTCGCTGCTTGTCGTTGAGCCGGAGGTAGATCATGAACAATCGAGTACGCTCATTTTTGGCGAAATTTCGTTTTCAAAGAGTAAGAACAAGGTTCCTGGCTGCGATGATTGTCATCTCCTTGCCGCCTTTATTCTTGCTCGGCTTTATTTCATTTAACATTGCCAAATCCACCCTGATGCAAACCAACGAGCAGACGAACGAAGACCATCTGGAGACCTCCAGTGAGGTCGCTGATCTGCTTTTTCGCAATATCGTCAATTTGAACCGGTCGATTGTGATGAACGATGAGGTAAGAGCTGTCTTAAACAGCAGTAACAATAAGGCAGAGCAGAGTTTTGAGCAGGGGGATCTGAACGATTGGAACTCATCGAAGCTGCAGAAGGTGATCAATAACAATCTCTTTGACACCAAGTTTGTGAATTCGATCTGTATCTTTAATCTGGATTTTCAAACCTTCTGTGCAGGCAGGTCTGACGATGCAGGCATTTATGAGAAACCGGATAAGGCTGCCTTGATCAGGCAAACGGATTGGTACAAGCAAGCAGCTGAGGAACAAGGCAAAGTGGTGTTTGTTGGATACGATATACTTGGAGATTCCAAAGATTCCTTCTCTACGGTCAAGCTATTTCGGGATGCATCAACCTCGGAGCCGATCGGTCTTTTGATTACGAACATTTCCAAGTCGATTTTTCAGGATATTTTTAACGCGGGCAGCAGCAGCGGAGGCTTCTTGGCGATCGAATCCGCGGCTGCCGATAAGCCGGTTCATGTTGTATTTAACAACGCGCTGCCAGACGACAAGCAGCCTGCTGAGGTTAATTACGCGAGCACCTTGGCGGCTCTAAAGAAAACCGGCTATCTGGTCAGCCAATATCAAAACCAGACGACCGGCTGGACATTCATCCATCTTGTGAAGCTAAAGGAGCTGCTGAAGCAGTCGAATACAATCGGAACGGCAACGACATTTATGGCAGTATCCATGGGAGTGCTAGCCCTTATTCTATCCTTTTTTATGTCAGGGAGCATTACCCGCCCGCTGCTGCAAATCAAGAAGATGATGGTGGAGTGGACGAAGGGGACAAGAAGCTTTCAAGAGACCTTCGAACGGGATGAAGTCGGAGCTATCGGAGAGACGTTCAAACGAATGGCATCCGAAAATAGGGAGTTGACCGAAAAGCTGATTCACTCCGAGCTAAAGGAGCGGGAAGCAGAGCTTAGAGCGCTGCAAGCGCAAATCAAGCCCCATTTTCTTTACAATACGCTGGATTCAATCTATTGGATGGCGACGCTGCAAAAGAATAACGATATCGCCCAAATGGCGGTTTCCTTATCAGAAAGCTTCAAGCTAAGCCTGAACAAAGGGAAAGAGATGATCTCCGTGTTCAAGGAGCTTAAACATATTGAGCACTATATGACCATCCAGAATATCCGCTACAACAACCGTTTTCAGTATATCGAGGAGGTGGATGCCTCCTTGATGGGGATGGAAATCATGAAGCTGCTGCTACAGCCGCTCGTGGAAAACGCCATTTATCATGGCTTGGAGCCTAAGCTGGGTGAAGGCACTATTCGCTTGTCAGGGAAGCGGGAAGGCGACTTCTTGGTCTTTACTGTAGAGGATAACGGAATCGGCATCGAGGATGTCAGTGTCACAGAGTCAGGTTACGGGCTGCGCAACGTCAGGGAAAGGCTGCTTCTTTCTTATGGGCCGACGAGCGAACTGCGAATATGGAGCAGGGTTCATGAAGGAACCCGCATCGAGCTTCGATTTAATCCGAACATGAAGGAGAGGGACTCAGATGCTGAAAGCGATCGTATGTGATGATGAATATATCGTACTGCAGGGACTTCAGGCGATGATCGATTGGGCTGGGTTTGGCATAGAACTGGTTGGAACAGCAGGTGATGGTCATGCTGCTTTAGCCTTGTTTCGTAACACCCGACCCGATATTGTGTTTACGGACATACGGATGCCGGGTATGGACGGGCTTGAGCTCATTTACAAAATCCTGAACGAAGCACCGGAGACGTACTGCATAGTATTCAGCGGATTCAACGAGTTTGAGTATGTGAAGAAGGCCATTCAACTGGGCGTTGCCGATTATTTGGAGAAGCCCGTAACGGTTCCGAGCATCGAGAAATCCCTCCAGAAGGTGCTGGACCGTATTCGCCAACAACAAGAAATTAATGAAGTGGTTCTAGCGAAAGCTACGTTAGATTTGCTGCTCATAGGCACTGAGGCGGAGTCCAAATGGCTTCACAGCTTTGGTGAGAACGCTTCGCGGGTCTGCGGAGTAACGGTTGCGGCTTCAGGAGCGGTCACC
This genomic window from Paenibacillus hexagrammi contains:
- a CDS encoding cache domain-containing sensor histidine kinase, producing the protein MNNRVRSFLAKFRFQRVRTRFLAAMIVISLPPLFLLGFISFNIAKSTLMQTNEQTNEDHLETSSEVADLLFRNIVNLNRSIVMNDEVRAVLNSSNNKAEQSFEQGDLNDWNSSKLQKVINNNLFDTKFVNSICIFNLDFQTFCAGRSDDAGIYEKPDKAALIRQTDWYKQAAEEQGKVVFVGYDILGDSKDSFSTVKLFRDASTSEPIGLLITNISKSIFQDIFNAGSSSGGFLAIESAAADKPVHVVFNNALPDDKQPAEVNYASTLAALKKTGYLVSQYQNQTTGWTFIHLVKLKELLKQSNTIGTATTFMAVSMGVLALILSFFMSGSITRPLLQIKKMMVEWTKGTRSFQETFERDEVGAIGETFKRMASENRELTEKLIHSELKEREAELRALQAQIKPHFLYNTLDSIYWMATLQKNNDIAQMAVSLSESFKLSLNKGKEMISVFKELKHIEHYMTIQNIRYNNRFQYIEEVDASLMGMEIMKLLLQPLVENAIYHGLEPKLGEGTIRLSGKREGDFLVFTVEDNGIGIEDVSVTESGYGLRNVRERLLLSYGPTSELRIWSRVHEGTRIELRFNPNMKERDSDAESDRM
- a CDS encoding PDZ domain-containing protein, translating into MVSSRKLYFSGMLLILALAFIGELVWLPDPLRVGARWYWIDTADLLIYALACVPLLWLAGGLLRWRECRKNSYGPPPLSLTLTCAIVSLSCAAAILIVLIIPKQLTYSVGILAISWLSVFADLIVQERALRRKPLHTLSVLAVTICLGLLLFYPTRYLVTYPGLTLNMQRYAHVSSGSESGDISGVLVFERPAFPVDWVYAKLFPHYTFEPNNLGMSVGEYNQLVRTMKDDANASGSAVAFQKLGLGSGVTSHGVLVTAIATDSPARDSLQLGDIIIGINGAAVSNAQELSEQMKPVKPEESVRVKLRRGSAEMELVASTRGNPSDATKAIFGIQVANDLEYDIPKQIDYHSYLLHEGGPSHGAMLALTLIDQLTPGGVTNGNHVAGTGTMEPDGTVGPVGGLEQKAYTVSRTNADVFFVPAENEAEARKGASDLLIVPVHTLDDILSWLRAHPK